A region of Piscinibacter gummiphilus DNA encodes the following proteins:
- the minD gene encoding septum site-determining protein MinD, producing the protein MAKIVVVTSGKGGVGKTTTSASFASGLALAGHKTAVIDFDVGLRNLDLIMGCERRVVYDLINVIHNEANLNQALIKDKQCDNLFVLAASQTRDKDALTQDGVERVLKELAEMDFEYIVCDSPAGIETGALMAMHFADEALIVTNPEVSSVRDSDRILGMLSSKTKRAIEGQDPIKEHLLITRYNPSRVVGGQMLSLEDIQEILRTPLIGVVPESESVLDASNQGLPAIHLKDTDVAEAYKDVVARFLGEERPMRFTDAEKPGFFKRLFGGR; encoded by the coding sequence ATGGCCAAAATCGTCGTGGTGACCTCCGGCAAGGGAGGGGTGGGCAAGACCACCACCAGTGCGAGCTTTGCATCCGGGCTGGCGCTCGCCGGGCACAAGACCGCCGTGATCGACTTCGACGTCGGTCTGCGCAACCTCGACCTGATCATGGGCTGCGAACGCCGCGTGGTGTACGACCTGATCAACGTGATCCACAACGAGGCGAACCTGAACCAGGCGCTGATCAAGGACAAGCAGTGCGACAACCTGTTCGTGCTGGCCGCCTCGCAGACGCGCGACAAGGACGCGCTGACGCAGGACGGCGTCGAGCGCGTGCTGAAGGAACTCGCCGAGATGGACTTCGAGTACATCGTCTGCGACTCGCCGGCCGGCATCGAGACCGGCGCGCTGATGGCGATGCACTTCGCCGATGAAGCGCTGATCGTCACGAACCCCGAGGTCTCCTCGGTGCGCGACTCCGACCGCATCCTCGGCATGCTGTCGTCGAAAACCAAGCGTGCCATCGAAGGCCAGGACCCCATCAAGGAACACCTGCTGATCACGCGCTACAACCCGTCGCGTGTGGTGGGCGGCCAGATGCTCTCGCTGGAGGACATCCAGGAGATCCTGCGCACGCCGTTGATCGGCGTGGTCCCCGAATCCGAGTCCGTGCTGGACGCGTCCAACCAGGGCCTGCCGGCCATCCACCTGAAGGACACCGACGTGGCGGAAGCCTACAAGGACGTGGTCGCACGGTTCCTTGGCGAGGAACGCCCGATGCGGTTCACCGATGCCGAAAAGCCCGGGTTCTTCAAGCGCCTGTTCGGCGGGAGGTAA
- the minE gene encoding cell division topological specificity factor MinE, with translation MSFLSFLLGEKKKTASVAKERLQIILAHERNGRSASSDYLPQLQRELVAVISKYVSIKPEDIKVNLERTDNLEVLDIKIELPDAAR, from the coding sequence ATGTCGTTTCTCTCGTTTCTTCTCGGGGAGAAAAAGAAGACCGCCAGCGTCGCCAAGGAGCGGCTGCAGATCATCCTCGCGCATGAGCGCAACGGCCGCTCGGCATCGTCCGACTACCTGCCGCAGCTCCAGCGCGAACTGGTGGCGGTGATTTCCAAGTACGTGTCGATCAAGCCCGAGGACATCAAGGTGAACCTCGAGCGCACCGACAACCTGGAAGTGCTCGACATCAAGATCGAGCTCCCGGACGCAGCTCGCTGA